In Candidatus Nitrosarchaeum limnium SFB1, the following proteins share a genomic window:
- a CDS encoding hypothetical protein (hypothetical protein Nmar_1743) — translation MARIKIKLGENEIEVDSRDFYVDNQTLGEIITNISNYINENQAKIVYENNAEEITPSNDSTQSNQYGLEYLDDAETYEPEFNEPKSIGANEIKSKLRILETSRFFDSPRTVTETVQQLREYGWSASPLDVSKALAKMASNKEILKNLSENRAHYFIQMH, via the coding sequence ATGGCTAGAATAAAGATCAAACTAGGTGAGAACGAAATAGAGGTTGACTCTAGAGATTTCTATGTAGATAATCAAACTTTGGGTGAAATTATTACAAATATATCAAATTACATAAATGAAAATCAGGCAAAAATTGTCTATGAAAATAATGCTGAAGAAATCACACCTTCAAATGATTCCACTCAATCTAATCAATATGGTTTAGAATATTTGGATGACGCAGAAACATATGAGCCAGAATTTAATGAACCAAAATCAATTGGTGCCAATGAAATTAAATCAAAACTAAGAATTTTGGAAACCAGTAGATTCTTTGATTCTCCAAGAACAGTGACTGAAACTGTTCAACAACTACGAGAATATGGATGGAGTGCTAGTCCACTAGATGTATCAAAGGCTCTGGCAAAAATGGCTTCTAATAAAGAAATTTTAAAAAATTTATCTGAAAATAGAGCACATTATTTTATACAAATGCATTAA
- a CDS encoding hypothetical protein (hypothetical protein Nmar_1744) has protein sequence MSPKKKVIIIISIIILGIFVYSQYVLASQIGVTITQSHLIDESERGSTHAVEVKFSNPSLLVLTAGKTEFFVTANNEMIGKGDLDSFVLPALGASTVNGTYLRDSSIESQEGATVKISGVTKYDVIFTSIDVPFVYYPTEEQAREFISKN, from the coding sequence ATGAGCCCCAAAAAAAAGGTAATAATCATAATCTCAATTATCATTTTAGGTATTTTTGTATATTCTCAGTATGTATTAGCTTCACAAATAGGCGTAACAATTACACAAAGTCATCTTATTGATGAGAGTGAAAGAGGTTCAACTCATGCAGTTGAGGTAAAATTCAGTAATCCTTCTTTATTGGTACTAACTGCAGGCAAAACAGAGTTTTTTGTAACGGCAAATAATGAAATGATTGGCAAAGGGGATTTAGATTCATTTGTACTACCAGCACTTGGAGCAAGTACAGTAAATGGAACATATCTAAGAGATTCTAGTATCGAATCACAAGAAGGAGCAACAGTAAAGATTAGCGGGGTAACAAAATATGATGTGATTTTTACATCAATTGATGTTCCTTTTGTATATTATCCAACAGAAGAACAAGCAAGAGAATTTATAAGTAAAAATTAA
- a CDS encoding ribokinase-like domain-containing protein: MLTVFGSTALDTIRTPKKTLKDVLGGAATFAAISASNFVDTGLIAVVGKDFPKEYHQILSKYLDLKGLTIKEGKTFRYDGSYDKTLSTRETLKTELNVLADFKPTVPEEYKKSQFVYLANNDPDQNSALIKEFDKVKFSMCDTIEFWISTKRESVIKMIKAVDAVVINDEEAKLLTKEFNLIKCAKKIMEWGAKYVIIKKGEHGSLMFFDDVIFPCVGFSLEDVVDPTGAGDSFAGAMIGYLASKNSINSAEIKKAVVYGNVLGSFAVEKYGLDGLLQIKKTDITKRIKLYEKMIRF, encoded by the coding sequence ATGTTAACTGTTTTTGGTTCTACTGCTTTAGATACTATAAGAACTCCGAAAAAAACTCTAAAAGATGTTTTAGGTGGAGCTGCAACCTTTGCAGCCATATCAGCAAGTAACTTTGTAGATACTGGATTGATTGCTGTTGTAGGAAAAGATTTTCCAAAAGAATATCATCAAATTTTATCAAAATATCTTGATTTGAAGGGATTAACGATTAAAGAAGGGAAAACTTTTCGTTATGATGGAAGTTATGATAAAACTCTAAGCACAAGAGAAACTTTGAAAACAGAGCTTAATGTGCTTGCAGATTTCAAACCTACAGTTCCTGAAGAATATAAAAAATCACAGTTTGTGTATTTAGCTAATAATGATCCTGATCAAAATTCTGCATTAATTAAAGAATTTGATAAAGTAAAATTTTCAATGTGTGACACAATTGAATTTTGGATATCTACAAAACGTGAATCTGTAATTAAAATGATCAAGGCTGTAGATGCAGTTGTAATAAACGATGAAGAAGCCAAGTTACTTACAAAAGAATTCAATTTAATCAAATGTGCTAAAAAAATAATGGAATGGGGAGCAAAATATGTTATTATTAAAAAAGGTGAGCACGGTTCGTTGATGTTTTTTGATGATGTGATATTTCCATGTGTTGGATTTTCATTAGAAGATGTAGTAGACCCTACGGGTGCTGGAGATTCATTTGCAGGTGCTATGATAGGGTATTTAGCTAGTAAAAATTCTATCAATTCAGCAGAGATCAAAAAAGCTGTAGTTTATGGTAATGTGTTAGGATCATTTGCTGTAGAAAAATATGGATTAGATGGATTACTTCAAATTAAAAAAACAGACATTACAAAACGAATCAAGTTATATGAAAAGATGATTCGTTTCTAA
- a CDS encoding dUTPase: protein MSEKNEDRLDEIFKLQKGLSEMMKLDRYPKDSEGRISALSTAIMHEAVELQRTTNWKWWKTPVPFNVSEAREELIDIWHFVVQASLELNLTPDDILEEYKKKNEINRERQRNGY, encoded by the coding sequence ATGTCTGAAAAAAATGAAGATCGTTTAGATGAAATTTTCAAACTACAAAAAGGATTATCAGAGATGATGAAACTTGATAGATATCCAAAAGATTCCGAGGGACGTATTTCTGCATTATCTACTGCTATTATGCATGAAGCTGTAGAGTTACAAAGAACTACAAATTGGAAGTGGTGGAAAACTCCAGTTCCATTTAATGTTTCAGAAGCAAGAGAAGAGTTGATAGACATATGGCATTTTGTAGTACAAGCATCATTAGAGCTGAATTTGACTCCTGATGATATTCTTGAAGAATACAAAAAGAAAAATGAGATCAATCGAGAAAGACAAAGAAATGGATATTAG
- a CDS encoding tetrahydromethanopterin S-methyltransferase 23 kD subunit: MNSLGNVIGELCKVILPIPEEAYLGNADSSIAVCTLSSINLLKQISNSDLLNHVAIAGRLFSENKGIDSLIRYVNQNKKIKTILVCGKEVWGHKAGHSLFELHKNGIDNHGRIINSTSPDPFLTVTKSEIIYFQNEITLVNLINETNFETIKKSII; encoded by the coding sequence ATGAATAGCCTAGGCAATGTGATCGGCGAATTATGCAAAGTAATACTTCCTATTCCTGAAGAAGCCTACTTAGGCAATGCTGATTCATCAATAGCCGTTTGTACTCTTTCAAGCATAAATTTACTAAAACAAATTTCAAATTCTGATCTTTTGAATCATGTTGCAATAGCGGGACGTCTATTTTCTGAGAATAAAGGAATTGATTCATTAATTAGATATGTTAACCAAAATAAAAAAATTAAAACTATACTAGTTTGTGGTAAGGAAGTTTGGGGTCATAAGGCAGGTCACTCTTTATTTGAATTACATAAAAATGGAATTGATAATCATGGAAGAATAATTAATTCTACTAGTCCAGATCCATTTCTTACTGTAACTAAATCAGAAATAATTTATTTCCAAAATGAAATTACTCTAGTTAATTTAATTAATGAAACAAATTTTGAAACAATTAAAAAATCTATAATCTAA
- a CDS encoding glutamine--scyllo-inositol transaminase: protein MKIAINVPFVGKEEISAVTSILKNGALTSAASKGGKHVQLFEKSASFFIKSKYVVAVNSGTAALQAALYALDIKQGDEVLVPSFTFVATANSVVSTGAKPVFVDVLKENYTMDPDDLQKKITKKTKAIIPVHLYGNVSFIDRISEIAKKHNLPIIEDAAQSLGSTYKGKHAGTFSELGCWSMYPAKVMTSGEGGFVATNNKKLYDKLLMIRNHGMVHGYDTKIFGLNLRLPEISAAIGTIQMKKLPGFLKIREKNAKHLSQLISDLDIILPQQRKNEKVNWYLYTIAASKRNNILKKLNSKGIGAASYYPIPVHKTPFYQQKIKLPITEWASTHVLSLPIHPKVTSKNIELIAKTLRDTVNE from the coding sequence TTGAAAATCGCAATAAATGTTCCATTTGTAGGCAAAGAGGAAATTAGCGCAGTTACTTCAATTCTAAAAAATGGGGCACTTACATCTGCAGCTAGTAAGGGAGGAAAACACGTACAATTATTTGAAAAATCAGCTTCATTTTTTATAAAATCAAAATATGTGGTCGCTGTAAATTCTGGAACTGCAGCTTTGCAAGCTGCGCTTTATGCCTTAGATATCAAACAAGGTGATGAAGTACTAGTTCCATCATTTACCTTTGTTGCAACAGCTAATTCAGTTGTATCCACTGGAGCAAAACCTGTCTTTGTAGATGTACTAAAAGAAAATTATACAATGGATCCTGATGATCTACAAAAAAAGATTACAAAAAAGACTAAAGCAATAATACCTGTCCACCTCTATGGAAATGTATCTTTTATTGATAGAATTTCAGAAATTGCTAAAAAACACAATTTACCAATTATAGAAGATGCTGCTCAATCATTAGGTTCTACATACAAAGGAAAACACGCTGGAACTTTTTCTGAACTAGGTTGTTGGAGCATGTATCCTGCAAAAGTAATGACTTCTGGAGAAGGAGGATTTGTTGCCACAAACAATAAAAAATTATACGATAAGCTTCTGATGATTAGAAATCATGGAATGGTTCATGGATATGATACTAAAATTTTTGGATTAAATCTTAGATTACCTGAAATCAGTGCTGCCATAGGAACAATACAAATGAAAAAACTCCCTGGTTTCCTTAAAATAAGAGAAAAAAATGCAAAGCACCTATCACAACTAATTTCTGATTTAGACATCATCCTTCCTCAACAACGTAAAAATGAAAAAGTTAATTGGTATCTTTACACAATTGCAGCTTCAAAAAGAAACAATATTCTAAAAAAACTAAATTCTAAAGGTATCGGTGCTGCATCCTACTATCCTATACCTGTTCATAAAACACCATTTTATCAACAAAAAATTAAACTTCCAATCACAGAGTGGGCATCTACTCATGTTTTATCACTTCCAATTCACCCTAAAGTCACTTCAAAAAATATTGAATTAATCGCAAAAACCCTTCGTGATACAGTAAATGAATAG
- a CDS encoding hypothetical protein (hypothetical protein Nmar_1749) — protein sequence MNHHLEKSDAGYRVYLYIFYICGFIMAASLIFGVYITMIEWMENGTYVMGEAIQNTFIPFENFSRVSTWIFFSTIIGWYCVSRIGWRRTAGNKIIGMRMALLQLMLLGFAIITLYEVLYNFTVLNAAITAGMINGNVPNIDMLSIAYPDSDRPWNLVFATKVFLAAFIISTHAFYLSTKPRKSLEDPQE from the coding sequence ATGAATCACCATCTAGAAAAATCAGATGCTGGTTACAGAGTTTATCTATACATTTTCTATATTTGTGGTTTCATTATGGCAGCTAGTCTAATTTTTGGAGTTTACATCACGATGATAGAATGGATGGAAAATGGAACGTATGTGATGGGAGAAGCAATACAGAATACATTCATTCCATTTGAGAATTTTTCAAGAGTTTCAACATGGATATTTTTTTCTACTATTATTGGATGGTATTGTGTTTCAAGAATAGGATGGAGAAGAACTGCAGGAAATAAAATTATTGGTATGAGAATGGCATTACTTCAGTTAATGTTGTTAGGATTTGCAATTATTACTCTTTACGAAGTATTATACAATTTTACCGTATTGAATGCAGCAATTACTGCAGGAATGATTAACGGAAATGTACCAAATATAGATATGCTGTCAATTGCATATCCTGATTCTGATAGACCATGGAATTTAGTTTTTGCAACTAAAGTTTTTCTTGCAGCATTCATAATTAGTACACATGCATTTTATCTTAGTACTAAACCTAGAAAAAGTTTAGAGGATCCTCAAGAATAA
- a CDS encoding hypothetical protein (hypothetical protein Nmar_1750): MTLEEGLELIENYKKGLKKFLDTLPEQSVQLGSEMIKTLTISSKNEIANLEAIEKALKRQPKSTPNLSDNNN; this comes from the coding sequence ATGACACTTGAGGAAGGATTGGAACTCATTGAAAACTACAAAAAAGGATTAAAAAAATTTCTTGATACATTACCAGAACAATCTGTACAATTAGGCTCAGAAATGATTAAAACTTTAACGATAAGCTCAAAAAATGAAATTGCAAATTTAGAAGCAATAGAAAAAGCCCTAAAACGTCAACCAAAAAGTACACCAAATTTATCTGACAATAATAATTAA
- a CDS encoding tyrosyl-tRNA synthetase, translating into MDITEKVELIERPPTEEVVTHDELIELFKTNSSPKHYIGLEISGFLHLGSLISTGFKINDFIKAGVKCTIFLADWHTLINDKLGGDWEMISRVSKYYKDAFNLVCPEANIVLGSDLYKEKSEYWSELVKFTKHVSLARTMRTLTIMGRSENEEKIDLAKLLYPPMQAVDIHFLDVDIAHAGMDQRKIHMLVREVFPKMKWKVPVAVHHKLLPGLSKPATTNDSQILGKMSKSDPNSGIFIHNSDDEILTKIKKAWCEEANIQNNPLLEISKHVIFHEFSEFKVERPEKFGGNMSYTEYSKLESDFAEKKLHPTDLKQTVGEYLVQIISPIREKLNLSEELFEAIKKSY; encoded by the coding sequence TTGGATATAACAGAAAAAGTTGAGTTAATTGAAAGACCACCTACTGAAGAGGTTGTTACACATGATGAGCTAATTGAATTATTCAAAACAAATTCATCTCCAAAACATTACATTGGTTTGGAGATTTCAGGATTTTTACATTTAGGTAGCCTAATCAGTACTGGTTTCAAAATTAATGATTTTATCAAGGCAGGTGTAAAATGTACCATATTTCTTGCAGATTGGCATACGTTGATCAATGATAAATTAGGTGGAGATTGGGAAATGATTTCTAGAGTTTCAAAATATTACAAAGACGCTTTCAATCTAGTTTGTCCGGAAGCGAATATTGTATTAGGTTCAGATTTGTACAAAGAAAAATCAGAATACTGGTCTGAACTTGTGAAATTCACTAAGCATGTATCACTAGCTAGAACAATGAGGACACTTACTATTATGGGACGATCTGAAAACGAAGAAAAAATTGATCTTGCAAAGTTACTGTATCCTCCTATGCAAGCAGTTGATATTCATTTTTTGGATGTTGATATTGCTCATGCAGGAATGGATCAAAGGAAAATCCACATGTTAGTTAGAGAAGTTTTTCCAAAAATGAAATGGAAAGTCCCTGTTGCAGTTCATCATAAATTATTACCAGGTCTTTCAAAACCAGCTACTACAAATGACTCACAGATTTTAGGAAAAATGAGCAAATCAGATCCAAATTCTGGAATTTTTATTCATAATTCAGATGATGAGATTCTAACAAAGATCAAAAAAGCATGGTGTGAAGAAGCAAATATTCAGAATAATCCATTATTAGAAATTTCAAAGCATGTTATCTTCCATGAATTTAGTGAGTTCAAAGTAGAAAGGCCTGAAAAATTTGGTGGTAATATGTCATACACGGAATATAGTAAATTAGAATCAGATTTTGCAGAAAAAAAATTACATCCTACTGATCTTAAACAAACTGTTGGAGAATATCTAGTTCAGATAATTTCTCCAATTCGAGAAAAGTTGAATTTGAGTGAAGAGTTATTCGAAGCAATTAAGAAGAGTTACTAG
- a CDS encoding precorrin-3B C17-methyltransferase yields MTFRAKEVIEESDTIVGYETYVNLVQDLIEGKTVHRYAMTQEVERAHQCIDLAKSGKIVSLVSSGDPGIYGMAGLIYETLAATNWNPKDGLQVEIVPGVSALNSCASIIGSPLMTDFAVVSMSDLLVPWEIITQRVEAAAQGDFVIVIYNPASKKRIHQLEDTRKILLKYRKPTTPVAIIKGAFRESQTIVMTDLENLPNHSDQLGMISTVIIGNSSTYTYKDLMINPRGYKSKYNLEEQTNPNLKV; encoded by the coding sequence ATGACATTTCGGGCCAAAGAGGTAATTGAAGAAAGTGATACAATTGTAGGGTATGAAACTTATGTTAACTTAGTCCAAGATCTTATTGAAGGAAAAACAGTTCATCGTTATGCTATGACTCAAGAAGTTGAACGTGCTCATCAATGCATTGATTTAGCAAAATCTGGAAAAATTGTTTCACTTGTTTCAAGTGGTGATCCTGGCATTTATGGAATGGCTGGATTAATTTATGAAACTCTTGCCGCAACAAACTGGAATCCTAAAGATGGTTTACAAGTTGAAATAGTTCCAGGTGTTTCTGCTTTAAACTCATGTGCATCAATAATTGGCTCTCCGCTAATGACAGATTTTGCAGTTGTAAGTATGAGCGATTTGTTAGTGCCATGGGAAATAATAACACAAAGAGTTGAAGCCGCTGCACAAGGTGATTTTGTAATTGTAATTTACAATCCAGCAAGTAAAAAAAGAATACATCAACTTGAAGATACAAGAAAAATCCTTTTGAAATATAGAAAACCCACAACTCCTGTAGCTATTATCAAAGGTGCCTTCAGAGAATCACAAACAATTGTTATGACAGATTTAGAGAATCTTCCAAATCATTCTGATCAGTTGGGTATGATTAGTACAGTAATTATTGGAAATTCATCAACTTATACCTACAAAGATTTGATGATCAACCCTAGAGGGTATAAATCAAAATATAATTTAGAAGAACAAACTAATCCCAACCTTAAGGTCTAG
- a CDS encoding hypothetical protein (hypothetical protein Nmar_1753) produces the protein MNRFTIILIVGIFIIGALTVSFVSDNYVNANSTKKINFTKTITSSQDPGQGHENHQLALILSPNQGTLYVGSMTFTSSEPVEIVVLHEINNDDVKGQSTWTIDGKTVYAISLIELKAKSGSLEFTGAALALHSTNSKEFTATVSIDGWIRGQPTEVTMQKIQVQQNPPLELSRANIAASIPMHEGFYDGKSVFYIITDSSQKEYAEMITKKQNWKVEVAPEIKKISENTLQTIFIFKNGVNGDGIYGRQKEVFSSTPSQVQKYSALNSVIEVTWKKGQNASTLESYEDIINAEKNGRIEFSKTGIVINTPQIIWPDGQMLVRNNKEITNNLKFDGGQITEINKDEMTVTFVAHRGWGPDGKTIYYIITDTTPSGPAKIMGIPFSPVSEHLITNSSKSDLYQFKNGIKSSGSLGYQAEIISVMPGDDSYSPIWRVYNIEWNNPENASILETISDITSSKIKDLILVSLARSMNNQYVINGPIIDPFQ, from the coding sequence TTGAATAGATTTACAATTATTTTGATTGTAGGAATTTTTATCATTGGGGCTCTAACAGTTTCGTTTGTCTCTGATAACTATGTTAATGCAAATTCTACAAAAAAAATTAATTTTACTAAAACAATAACATCTTCACAAGATCCAGGACAAGGACATGAAAACCATCAGTTAGCATTAATTTTATCACCAAATCAAGGTACTCTTTATGTTGGTTCAATGACTTTTACATCTAGTGAACCCGTTGAAATTGTAGTTTTACATGAAATTAACAATGATGATGTAAAAGGACAATCAACATGGACTATTGATGGAAAGACCGTTTACGCAATATCTTTAATTGAACTTAAGGCTAAATCAGGCTCACTTGAATTTACGGGCGCAGCCTTGGCATTACATTCTACAAATTCAAAAGAATTCACTGCTACAGTAAGTATTGATGGTTGGATTCGAGGACAACCAACCGAAGTAACAATGCAAAAAATTCAAGTTCAACAAAATCCACCATTAGAACTTTCAAGAGCAAACATAGCAGCATCTATTCCAATGCATGAGGGATTCTATGATGGAAAATCCGTTTTTTACATTATAACTGATTCTAGCCAAAAAGAATATGCTGAAATGATTACTAAAAAACAAAATTGGAAAGTAGAAGTTGCACCAGAAATTAAAAAAATATCAGAGAATACTTTACAAACAATATTTATTTTTAAGAATGGAGTTAACGGAGACGGCATATATGGACGTCAAAAAGAAGTTTTCTCTAGCACTCCTTCCCAAGTACAAAAATACAGTGCACTAAATTCTGTAATTGAAGTTACATGGAAAAAAGGACAAAATGCATCAACTCTTGAATCATATGAAGACATCATTAATGCAGAAAAGAATGGAAGAATTGAATTTAGTAAAACCGGTATTGTAATTAACACACCTCAAATTATTTGGCCCGATGGCCAGATGCTTGTAAGAAATAATAAAGAAATCACAAATAATTTGAAATTTGATGGAGGACAGATTACTGAAATCAACAAAGATGAGATGACAGTAACATTTGTTGCTCATCGTGGATGGGGACCTGATGGAAAAACAATCTATTACATAATTACTGATACAACACCTTCTGGTCCAGCTAAAATAATGGGAATTCCTTTCTCACCCGTTTCTGAACATCTGATAACAAATTCCTCCAAATCAGATCTCTATCAATTCAAAAATGGAATCAAAAGTTCCGGATCTTTAGGATATCAGGCAGAAATTATTTCAGTAATGCCTGGTGATGATAGTTACAGCCCAATATGGCGTGTATACAACATTGAATGGAACAATCCAGAAAATGCATCAATTCTTGAAACTATTTCTGATATTACCTCGTCTAAAATAAAAGACCTGATTTTAGTTAGTTTAGCTCGTAGCATGAACAACCAATATGTCATAAATGGTCCAATCATAGATCCATTCCAATAA
- a CDS encoding aspartate kinase, with protein MRLVLKYGGTSISSAKDIQAVAKYVTTLSKNNEVVIVSSAISGTTDDLIEISQSIKKENKDKAEQLASKIINRHKQLAKQTIKKSTIRKKLLEKLDADFRELLALIEGIVLLGEVTTRSMDYLISFGERLSIKLISFAINDLGKKAISLSGKEVGIVTDSNFGESKPLMDTTRLRVSQTIDLQFSKKIIPVVGGFTGADQHGHVTTFGRGGSDYTATIIGSCIKADEIWLMSDIDGLMTADPKIVKNAKLLKEVSYIEAIEMALFGAKQIHPRTFEPLLTKKIPMKIRNSFNLKNEGTLVTDSPSKSTKNTVKCVSNIRHNGLIDIRGGSMVGTPGTAAKIFATLAKASINVMMISQNPSESSITIVVKNTDLDKAVNALEMELLGKIIKKLEVTTDVAIIALIGLGMRGTVGVASKVFGAIEKNKVNVAMITQGSSELNLAFVVKDADSNIAVQALHEAFELDKIN; from the coding sequence TTGAGACTTGTTCTAAAATATGGTGGAACATCAATATCATCCGCCAAAGACATACAAGCTGTTGCAAAGTATGTTACAACTCTATCTAAAAATAATGAAGTAGTAATTGTTAGCTCTGCCATTAGTGGTACTACAGATGATCTAATAGAAATATCTCAATCAATCAAAAAAGAAAACAAAGACAAAGCTGAACAATTAGCATCAAAAATTATCAATAGACATAAACAACTTGCAAAACAAACAATCAAAAAATCAACGATTAGAAAAAAATTATTAGAAAAACTAGATGCAGATTTTAGAGAACTTCTTGCATTAATTGAAGGAATAGTCTTGTTAGGGGAAGTAACTACTAGATCAATGGATTATTTAATTTCCTTTGGAGAACGACTCTCAATAAAACTTATTTCTTTTGCAATTAATGATCTAGGTAAAAAAGCAATCTCATTATCTGGTAAAGAAGTTGGAATTGTTACTGATTCAAATTTTGGAGAATCAAAACCATTAATGGATACTACTAGACTACGAGTCTCACAAACAATAGACTTACAATTTTCCAAAAAAATAATTCCTGTAGTGGGTGGATTTACTGGAGCTGATCAACATGGACATGTTACTACATTTGGTAGAGGTGGTTCGGATTATACTGCAACAATAATTGGTTCTTGTATTAAGGCCGATGAAATTTGGTTGATGAGTGATATAGATGGTCTAATGACGGCTGATCCAAAAATTGTGAAAAATGCCAAATTACTCAAAGAAGTATCTTATATCGAAGCAATCGAAATGGCATTATTTGGAGCCAAACAAATTCATCCTAGAACATTTGAACCGTTATTAACTAAAAAAATTCCTATGAAAATAAGAAATTCCTTTAATTTAAAAAATGAAGGGACTTTAGTAACTGATTCACCTTCAAAATCCACTAAAAATACCGTAAAATGTGTAAGTAATATCCGTCACAATGGATTAATCGATATACGTGGAGGTAGTATGGTTGGTACTCCTGGAACAGCTGCAAAAATTTTTGCTACACTTGCTAAAGCTAGCATAAACGTAATGATGATCTCTCAAAATCCATCAGAATCTAGTATTACCATTGTAGTAAAAAATACTGATCTTGACAAAGCAGTTAATGCATTAGAAATGGAGCTTTTAGGAAAAATCATCAAAAAACTAGAAGTAACTACAGATGTTGCAATTATTGCACTTATTGGTCTAGGTATGCGTGGTACTGTAGGTGTTGCATCCAAAGTATTTGGAGCAATAGAGAAAAACAAAGTTAATGTTGCAATGATTACTCAAGGTTCATCAGAGTTAAATCTGGCATTTGTTGTTAAAGATGCTGATTCTAACATAGCCGTTCAAGCATTACATGAAGCGTTTGAACTCGATAAAATTAACTAA
- a CDS encoding proliferating cell nuclear antigen PcnA, producing the protein MTFEAKTSGSDDLKAIISAISTLVEEATFVATAEGITFRGMDPSHVALIDISWPNSAFEKYECDSDIKFGVRIDEFSKLIKRADKKDSIEISISEQNMLLVTVGKNKKYKMRLIESSATDTPLPKIPYDSKITLSSSRFDKILGDVQVVSDYLTIHTSDSKADFSGKGDSGEVVIDLEKDAEEIGEISSKEDSVGTYSLEYLNPVVKAVGTTAGQITCEFSSSKPLRIEFKVANIGRIHFYLAPRVES; encoded by the coding sequence TTGACTTTCGAAGCAAAAACAAGTGGTTCAGATGATCTAAAAGCAATCATCTCAGCAATATCAACACTTGTAGAAGAAGCTACTTTTGTTGCAACAGCTGAAGGAATTACTTTTAGAGGAATGGATCCATCACATGTAGCTTTAATCGATATATCTTGGCCAAATTCAGCATTTGAAAAATATGAATGTGATAGTGATATAAAATTTGGAGTTAGAATAGATGAATTTTCTAAACTTATCAAAAGAGCTGATAAAAAAGATAGCATAGAAATTAGTATTTCTGAACAAAACATGTTACTTGTTACAGTTGGTAAAAATAAAAAATACAAAATGCGTTTAATAGAAAGCTCTGCAACTGATACACCATTACCAAAAATTCCATATGATTCTAAAATCACTTTATCCTCATCAAGATTTGACAAGATTCTAGGAGATGTTCAAGTCGTATCTGATTATCTTACCATTCACACATCTGATTCTAAAGCAGATTTTTCTGGAAAAGGTGATTCAGGAGAAGTCGTTATTGATCTTGAAAAGGATGCAGAAGAAATAGGTGAAATCTCTTCCAAAGAGGACAGTGTGGGTACTTACAGCCTCGAATACCTTAACCCAGTAGTTAAAGCCGTAGGAACAACTGCAGGCCAAATTACATGTGAATTTTCTAGTTCAAAACCTCTAAGAATCGAATTTAAAGTAGCAAACATAGGTAGAATTCACTTCTATTTGGCTCCACGAGTGGAAAGTTAA
- a CDS encoding transcription termination factor Tfs, with protein MKFCPSCEVKLKKGDSGLQCPKCDYVEGKETKQTKTVVEEQESQFNVLTENEATETLPTIKIECEKCGNDEAVWWMLQTRSADEPTTQFYRCSKCRYTWRNYA; from the coding sequence ATGAAATTTTGCCCCAGTTGTGAGGTCAAATTAAAAAAAGGTGATTCTGGTCTCCAATGCCCAAAATGTGATTATGTTGAGGGAAAAGAAACTAAGCAGACAAAGACAGTTGTTGAAGAACAAGAATCACAATTCAATGTATTGACTGAAAATGAAGCGACAGAAACTTTACCTACAATTAAAATTGAATGTGAAAAATGTGGAAACGATGAAGCAGTTTGGTGGATGTTGCAAACTAGAAGTGCCGATGAACCTACAACTCAATTCTACCGATGTTCTAAATGCAGATACACTTGGCGTAATTACGCATAA